The following proteins are encoded in a genomic region of Duffyella gerundensis:
- the copC gene encoding copper homeostasis periplasmic binding protein CopC, producing MKHSSAKYFFALIASGAAFAAQAHPELASAVPADKSQITAPSKLELHFTENLVTKFSGARLVMTAMPGMSSHAPMPVAAKVSAGSDPKTMIITPAKTLPAGTYKVEWRAVSSDTHPRTGNYSFSVK from the coding sequence ATGAAACATTCATCTGCCAAATATTTCTTCGCTTTAATTGCTTCTGGCGCGGCTTTTGCTGCACAGGCGCATCCGGAACTGGCGTCTGCTGTCCCTGCTGATAAGTCTCAGATAACGGCACCGTCTAAACTGGAACTGCATTTCACCGAAAATCTGGTAACGAAATTTTCCGGTGCCCGTCTTGTAATGACCGCCATGCCGGGCATGTCTTCTCATGCGCCAATGCCGGTTGCGGCTAAAGTCTCAGCGGGCAGCGATCCGAAAACGATGATTATCACACCGGCAAAAACTCTGCCTGCAGGAACCTATAAAGTGGAATGGCGGGCGGTATCTTCTGATACTCACCCCCGGACCGGCAACTACAGTTTCAGCGTGAAGTAA
- the copD gene encoding copper homeostasis membrane protein CopD: MNDQTFIIIRFFLYLDLMLLFGLPLFEIYGVKGVLKKSVSLFSVWSFFFTLISAGMVLSLANMLLVAQAMSGVSDPGELTLHIMEMVVGETAVGMSWVIRFAALVMAFIGLGLRLRHVGLSRYVLTLSGGIALATLAWGGHAAMNDGISYYLHLLSDIIHLTAAGAWIGALAAFTLLLCIKKAEKAVYASQLAAALSGFARAGTIIVLSIVITAVVNFVFIVEKPLSTLPGSDYGLLLLVKTVLFFLMLLLAAANRFRLTPRLETALLQGQYKMGIYLMRKSIITEFTVSVLILATVAWLGTLSPGTGME, from the coding sequence ATGAACGATCAGACTTTTATTATCATCCGTTTTTTTCTTTACCTTGATCTTATGCTTCTTTTTGGCCTGCCTTTATTCGAAATTTATGGGGTAAAGGGAGTATTGAAGAAATCGGTATCGTTGTTCAGCGTCTGGTCGTTCTTTTTTACGCTCATCTCTGCTGGCATGGTTTTGTCCCTTGCAAATATGCTGCTTGTCGCTCAGGCCATGAGTGGCGTCAGTGATCCCGGCGAACTGACTCTCCATATTATGGAGATGGTTGTCGGGGAAACTGCAGTGGGCATGAGCTGGGTTATCCGCTTCGCTGCACTGGTCATGGCGTTTATCGGGCTTGGCCTGCGGCTCAGGCATGTCGGGCTGTCACGTTATGTGCTTACCCTGTCCGGCGGTATAGCACTTGCTACACTGGCATGGGGCGGGCATGCGGCAATGAATGACGGCATCAGCTACTATCTTCATCTTCTGAGCGATATCATTCATCTGACAGCGGCCGGGGCCTGGATCGGTGCACTGGCGGCTTTTACTCTGCTCTTATGCATCAAAAAGGCTGAAAAGGCTGTCTATGCCAGCCAGCTGGCCGCAGCGTTGTCGGGTTTTGCCCGTGCCGGCACGATCATTGTGCTGAGCATTGTCATCACCGCCGTAGTTAACTTCGTATTTATCGTTGAAAAGCCTCTGAGTACCCTGCCGGGCAGTGACTATGGTCTGCTGCTGCTGGTAAAAACTGTTCTGTTTTTTCTTATGCTGCTGCTGGCCGCCGCCAATCGCTTCCGGCTTACACCGCGACTGGAAACGGCCCTGCTTCAGGGCCAATATAAGATGGGTATTTACCTGATGCGTAAAAGCATTATCACGGAATTTACTGTTTCGGTACTGATACTGGCAACCGTCGCCTGGCTGGGCACGCTATCGCCGGGTACCGGTATGGAATAA
- a CDS encoding heavy metal response regulator transcription factor — MTTMLIVEDELKTGTYLKQGLLEAGYDVTLVNDGRQGLEHILRQHYDLIILDVMLPSMDGWDILQQMRMARHEEPVLFLTARDNVSEKIKGLDLGADDYLLKPFDFAELLARIRTLLRRNRTQTSGTHRIADLVMDVTRRSVSRSGKKIHLSAKEFVLLELLLQQTGEVLPRSLLSSLVWNINFESDTNVIDVAVRRLRSKVDDDFTPKLIHTVRGIGYVLEIREE; from the coding sequence ATGACCACTATGCTGATCGTTGAGGATGAACTGAAAACCGGTACCTACCTGAAACAGGGGCTTCTGGAAGCGGGATATGATGTAACCCTTGTAAACGACGGGCGTCAGGGACTGGAGCATATCCTGCGACAGCATTATGATCTCATTATTCTGGATGTAATGCTGCCCTCAATGGACGGCTGGGATATTCTTCAGCAGATGCGTATGGCCCGGCACGAAGAGCCCGTGCTGTTTCTGACTGCCCGGGATAACGTCAGTGAAAAGATTAAAGGTCTCGATCTTGGCGCGGATGACTATCTGCTCAAACCCTTTGATTTTGCCGAGCTCCTGGCGCGTATCCGCACCCTGCTCAGACGCAACCGTACGCAAACGTCCGGTACGCACCGCATTGCTGATTTGGTTATGGATGTCACCCGCCGGAGTGTGAGCCGTTCCGGCAAAAAGATACACTTGTCTGCTAAAGAATTTGTGCTGCTTGAGCTACTGTTACAGCAGACCGGAGAGGTGCTGCCAAGGAGCCTGCTTTCATCTCTGGTCTGGAATATCAATTTTGAAAGCGATACCAATGTGATTGATGTGGCCGTCAGACGACTTCGCAGTAAGGTGGATGATGACTTTACACCAAAGCTTATTCACACGGTACGGGGTATCGGATATGTGCTGGAGATACGGGAAGAGTGA